One Malassezia restricta chromosome III, complete sequence DNA segment encodes these proteins:
- a CDS encoding protein involved in GPI anchor synthesis → MAKGNIVTSRSLWRLEFFVVSLLFHLIFTWSIFDVYFHSPVVYPSRRFDAANAVPDAPWTGDAPADRLVLIVADGLRADTLFQRHATASLPSWAQHAVQGDQLVYNGTYPDAFKRTKTVDGQVSGPLYAYAAPYLRSIARGPGVFGVSHTRVPTESRPGHVALIAGMYEDMSAVSKGWKINPLAFDSLLNQSSHSYAYGSPDIVPMFVLGTSPDKVDWQVYNEEAEDFTKDAVELDTWVLNRMRDVFSRAQRDPKADARLRQPKTLFFLHLLGLDTTGHTYRPMSPEYVGNTIVVDEIVRQVSHLFEDFYGDNKTAFLVTADHGMSRKGNHGDGDPDNTRTPLVAWGAGVPKARHLPQRRFVYTDYDKHWGLDFLARSDVEQADLTPLMASWLGLPVPANSEGRLPLDLLNASPAYRARAALATAKQVLEVYRVKYVDRASRMLHFQPFQPLQSRGDTLPGAARVADAEQAVRDGEFDVAMEESEALIHDALLGAKYLHRYDAPILSTIVVCGYLGLFMYGLTFLAWYAQDQPLLSLRPCNVRIMSMPPLILALLWGKFALDHAPWMYFVYSGAVGAIWTLFACRVHILAHVLRHAQSMWTYVKGVSYAVISLILLELAVYGYLHRLVWAAILLFLGFSLPFASPMSFKEGHQVLVLLGAVLCGANGWFMSLPTEKDESVPLILGGGTLLLVLGSLVYLLPRTFLMPPDYLGRDRNAYAMMHARTVDELKEISAQKNEEEPDADVFWPRTRQALLMELVCLVISMLVTRSSAHSLNTKQGLPFVNQAVAWVVMLGSMSAPLVLGFQRPRGKLAQPVRERLVLLIFAFAPVFVLLSLRDEVLFYAVYTLLVLAWGHMEAELARDRIVIERITSGTRSAVTVQEPQRPRNMILDDIRVGIVYLVLLHVGFFGTGNVASISSFYLSPVYRLVPVFSPFLMAALLVLKLIVPFIILSCVLAAVCMQPLETRALAPVSSRVPIVASGLGLRDVHIPLVVAALAGDVLALNFFFAIRDEGSWLEIGQSITHFVMANLLQMYMLAIATLSALLLGVSRVSNT, encoded by the coding sequence ATGGCTAAAGGGAACATCGTCACCTCGCGTTCCTTATGGCGACTAGAGTTTTTTGTGGTGTCTCTGCTTTTCCATCTGATCTTCACATGGTCGATCTTTGATGTGTACTTCCATTCGCCTGTGGTGTATCCATCGCGCCGTTTCGATGCAGCGAATGCTGTGCCAGATGCACCATGGACAGGAGACGCTCCTGCTGATCGACTCGTACTGATTGTAGCTGACGGTTTGCGTGCTGACACGCTGTTTCAACGGCATGCTACGGCGAGTCTGCCTTCGTGGGCCCAGCACGCAGTGCAAGGTGATCAACTCGTATACAACGGCACGTACCCCGATGCATTTAAACGCACAAAGACAGTGGATGGGCAGGTATCGGGACCTCTGTATGCGTATGCTGCACCCTATCTGCGTTCAATCGCCAGGGGCCCAGGCGTGTTCGGCGTAAGTCATACGCGCGTTCCCACAGAGAGCCGCCCAGGGCATGTGGCGCTGATTGCTGGCATGTACGAGGATATGAGCGCAGTATCGAAGGGCTGGAAGATCAATCCGCTCGCGTTTGACTCACTCTTAAACCAGTCATCGCATTCGTACGCGTACGGCTCACCGGATATTGTACCCATGTTTGTGCTTGGCACATCGCCGGATAAGGTTGACTGGCAAGTGTACAATGAAGAGGCGGAAGACTTCACCAAAGATGCCGTGGAGCTTGATACTTGGGTTCTCAACCGCATGCGTGACGTATTTTCCCGTGCACAGCGTGATCCGAAGGCAGACGCCCGCCTCCGCCAGCCCAAGACTCTGTTTTTCCTGCACTTACTGGGCCTTGATACCACCGGACACACCTACCGCCCCATGTCACCCGAGTACGTCGGTAACACTATTGTGGTCGACGAAATCGTGCGTCAAGTATCACATCTCTTTGAAGATTTCTACGGCGATAATAAGACTGCATTCCTTGTTACAGCTGACCACGGCATGAGTCGTAAGGGCAACCACGGCGACGGCGATCCAGATAATACACGCACACCGCTGGTCGCTTGGGGCGCTGGTGtgcccaaggcgcgccaTCTCCCACAGCGCCGATTTGTGTACACCGATTACGACAAGCACTGGGGTCTGGATTTTCTCGCTCGCTCTGACGTCGAACAAGCTGATTTGACACCTCTTATGGCTTCATGGCTAGGCTTACCCGTTCCTGCCAACTCCGAGGGTCGTCTGCCACTCGACCTGCTCAACGCCAGCCCGGCATATCGCGCCCGGGCTGCTCTAGCTACGGCCAAACAGGTTTTAGAAGTGTACCGCGTCAAGTATGTCGACCGTGCCAGTCGGATGCTACATTTTCAACCGTTTCAACCACTTCAAAGCAGAGGCGATACCCtgcctggcgcagctcgcgtCGCCGATGCAGAGCAGGCTGTCCGTGACGGCGAATTCGACGTTGCTATGGAGGAGAGTGAGGCTCTCATCCACGATGCCCTTCTCGGTGCCAAGTATCTCCACCGCTATGATGCCCCCATTCTCAGCACGATTGTCGTTTGTGGCTACTTGGGGCTCTTCATGTATGGTCTGACATTTTTGGCCTGGTATGCCCAAGACCAGCCCCTTCTGTCTTTGCGACCATGCAACGTTCGTATTATGTCTATGCCGCCCCTGATACTTGCATTGCTATGGGGCAAATTTGCTTTGGACCATGCACCATGGATGTACTTTGTCTAcagtggcgccgtcggtgCGATATGGACGCTCTTCGCCTGCCGCGTCCATATTCTTGCACACGTActgcgccatgcacagTCCATGTGGACGTACGTCAAGGGAGTCTCGTACGCAGTCATCAGTCTGATTCTCCTCGAGCTGGCCGTATATGGCTATTTACATCGTCTTGTATGGGCTGCCATCCTCTTGTTCCTTGGCTTCTCCTTACCATTCGCCTCACCCATGTCTTTTAAGGAAGGTCATCAGGTGCTTGTGCTTCTTGGTGCTGTTTTGTGTGGGGCTAACGGATGGTTCATGTCACTACCGACCGAGAAGGACGAGAGTGTTCCGCTGATCCTTGGCGGAGGCACGCTCCTTCTTGTACTTGGTTCCCTGGTATATCTTTTGCCCCGGACATTCCTCATGCCACCTGACTATCTCGGTCGCGATCGAAACGCCTATGCGATGATGCATGCCCGCACGGTGGATGAACTGAAAGAAATATCTGCTCAAAAAAATGAAGAGGAGCCTGACGCGGACGTGTTTTGGCCGCGCACCAGGCAGGCTTTGCTCATGGAGCTTGTTTGCTTGGTCATTTCTATGCTAGTAACACGCTCTTCAGCGCATTCACTCAACACGAAACAGGGTCTGCCGTTTGTCAACCAGGCCGTGGCATGGGTGGTCATGCTTGGCTCGAtgagcgcgccgctcgtgctgggtTTTCAGCGTCCGCGCGGTAAGCTCGCACAGCCTGTacgcgagcgcctcgtatTACTCATTTTCGCTTTTGCCCCTGTCTTTGTGCTTTTATCCTTGCGGGACGAAGTGCTCTTTTATGCCGTTTATACGCTGCTGGTACTTGCTTGGGGACACATGGAGGCCGAGTTGGCTCGAGATCGTATTGTTATCGAGCGCATTACGAGTGGCACACGGTCAGCAGTGACGGTGCAAGAACCTCAGCGACCACGCAATATGATCTTGGACGACATTAGAGTTGGCATCGTCTACTTGGTGCTTTTGCACGTGGGATTCTTTGGAACAGGAAATGTCGCATCGATATCGAGCTTTTATTTGTCGCCCGTATACCGCCTGGTCCCGGTGTTTAGTCCGTTCCTCATGGCGGCCCTGCTCGTACTCAAGTTGATTGTGCCCTTTATCATCTTGTCGTGCGTGCTAGCCGCGGTGTGCATGCAGCCTTTGGAGACACGTGCACTCGCACCTGTATCTAGCCGTGTTCCGATTGTGGCAAGCGGACTGGGTTTGCGGGACGTGCACATCCCCTTGGTCGTGGCAGCACTCGCaggcgacgtgctggccCTCAACTTTTTCTTCGCTATTCGTGATGAAGGCAGCTGGCTCGAGATTGGTCAGTCAATTACCCATTTTGTCATGGCGAATTTGTTGCAGATGTACATGCTCGCTATCGCGACATTGAGTGCGTTACTCCTAGGCGTTTCTCGTGTGTCGAACACGTAG
- a CDS encoding calcium/calmodulin-dependent protein kinase I, translating to MSQEQHQQPVTVPCAYKTGRTLGQGTYAVVKEAVHIETGKFYACKVISKQLMRGREHMVRNEIMSLKRVSQENSGVVSLVDYFETMNNLYLVTDLCQGGELFDRICERGSYYEKDAAHIIRTVLKAVEFLHDRDIVHRDLKPENLLFRDRSEHSDLLIADFGLSRVIDHDKMTALSTTCGTPGYMAPEIFRKTGHGKPVDMWAMGVITYFLLCGYTPFDHDSQKDEVQRILTADFRFEPAIYWQGVSQQARDFICRLLTVDPEQRMTAKQALAHPWLADVNAEAENAQRDLLPDIKNAFNAKRTFRKAVNGIRMINRLRSETQEHQTARQELEQRHQLAHEESENLDQVWNSCTERAP from the exons CTGTGCATATTGAGACAGGCAAGTTTTATGCGTGTAAGGTCATCAGCAAGCAGCTCATGCGTGGCCGCGAGCATATGGTACGCAATGAGATCATGTCGCTGAAGCGTGTATCGCAAGAAAACAGCGGGGTTGTGTCTCTTGTGGACTACTTTGAGACGATGAACAATTTGTACCTCGTGACGGACTTGTGCCAGGGCGGCGAATTGTTTGATCGCATCTGTGAGCGTGGCAGCTATTACGAAAAAGATGCTGCTCACATTATCCGTACGGTGCTTAAAGCGGTCGAGTTTCTGCATGATCGCGATATTGTGCATCGTGACTTGAAGCCCGAAAATTTGCTATTCCGGGACCGGTCAGAGCACTCGGACCTGCTCATTGCCGACTTTGGCCTTTCGCGCGTGATTGACCATGACAAGATGACCGCGCTGAGTACGACATGCGGCACGCCAGGCTATATGGCGCCAGAAATTTTTAGAAAGAC GGGACACGGAAAGCCTGTGGACATGTGGGCTATGGGTGTCATTACATACTTTCTGTTATGTGGCTACACGCCGTTTGATCACGACTCACAAAAGGATGaagtgcagcgcatcctgACTGCCGACTTTCGCTTTGAGCCGGCTATCTACTGGCAGGGTGTGTCGCAACAGGCTCGCGACTTTATCTGCCGACTACTCACGGTGGATcccgagcagcgcatgacgGCAAAGCAGGCATTGGCCCATCCATGGCTCGCTGATGTGAACGCCGAGGCGGAGAACGCACAGCGCGACCTTCTGCCTGACATTAAGAACGCTTTCAACGCCAAGCGCACTTTCCGCAAGGCTGTGAACGGCATTCGCATGATCAATCGCCTGCGCTCCGAGACGCAGGAGCACCAGACGGCTCGCCAGGAATTGGAACAGCGACACCAATTGGCACACGAAGAATCTGAAAACCTCGACCAAGTTTGGAATTCATGCACCGAGCGTGCGCCGTAG